In one window of Musa acuminata AAA Group cultivar baxijiao chromosome BXJ3-2, Cavendish_Baxijiao_AAA, whole genome shotgun sequence DNA:
- the LOC135582499 gene encoding uncharacterized protein LOC135582499 isoform X2, producing MYVHRFLFYGFIFLRSISLSFGESLTCLAVYREGGAPAVFQSPKCPRWTLLADDDRRRPPPNCQAALHQGRRRSQEDRIVCALGMRIPFIGRTGIKELDVGLVAVFDGHNGAEASDMASKLLVEYFLLHLYFLLDGIYSVVLKKSNDKLTYGENSMVFEIVSLEKTENWHFPDPERSNWIPARIFDRTFHMEILKESLLRTIQDIDATFSKETLQKNLESGSTATVVLIVDGDVLAANVGDSKALLCTEGLRHHNRKGNLSRINRQRRSKNAIFPVGQNGQLELATNGGPNYFVKELTVDHHADREDERSRIEAAGGYVVEWAGVVRVNGELAVSRAIGDMAFKNYGVVSTPEMTDWQQITRNDSYLIAASDGVFEKLTMQEVCDLLWYEKLKANVKAEYIHSVTYTLADLLVNTAFERGTMDNMAIVVIPLKSSGTFVENVFDADETSDLSLLELQKKLANDAINTRLVPMEYYNNIASKFDRFLVETEQRRLGCFYLSENLNEDMDYVFQGPKESQKGGEHGLYQSLLDSDMSYHSGGPLERYKDQKLCWHFGIHDGDRGQCTSPDVFAKFLGLLDSIPYSDIRSDSSESFAYKIPNFRYVLKRRFDRGSYGEVWLAFHWNCSQDSDIYNSSHKNLYHFASSLHMDTSKCNMSASSKTSNRHCSTDQRDSNLFILKRIMVERGTNAYLSGLREKYFGELFSNASTSLGGSITETPTTFSVDMQSDFSDLLQKNMSDNDEVDDIFDSTNTYARNYGAMPISYEEGLKHIARYVESFESESKELWLVFSNEGMSLSKLIYTAEESKSFTNNERDEKVRNVRVLRPSSWWHWLRTTEAGQNEMKDLIWQLLLALKACHDRNVTHRDIKPENMIVCLEDVDTGRCLSEIPNGVRQNHLKMRIIDFGSAIDDFTMKHLYGSGPTRSEQTFEYTPPEALLNASWFQGPKSVTLKYDMWSVGVVMLELILGSPHVFEINDRTRALLDQHLEGWSEHTKELAYKLRSYMELCILIPGISPQHYPTGVKKGHVGVSPASWKCSEESFSLQVKSRDPLKLGFQDVWALRLVRQLLVWHPEDRLSVDEALRHPYFQPHY from the exons TCTACGGATTCATCTTCCTCCGCTCGATTTCGCTGTCCTTCGGTGAATCCCTCACATGCCTCGCCGTCTATAGGGAGGGCGGCGCCCCCGCCGTCTTCCAATCGCCCAAGTGCCCGCGATGGACCCTCCTCGCCGATGATGACCGCCGCCGCCCGCCGCCGAATTGCCAGGCGGCGTTGCACCAGGGGCGGCGGCGGTCCCAGGAGGACCGCATCGTCTGCGCCCTTGGCATGAGGATCCCCTTCATTG GTAGAACAGGAATCAAGGAGCTTGACGTTGGACTAGTAGCTGTTTTTGATGGACACAATGGGGCTGAGGCTAGTGATATGGCTTCCAAGCTTTtggttgaatactttcttctccaCCTCTATTTTCTTTTGGATGGGATATACTCAGTGGTTCTAAAGAAATCTAATGACAAGTTGACATATGGAGAAAACAGCATGGTTTTTGAAATTGTTAGTCTCGAGAAAACAGAGAACTGGCACTTTCCCGATCCAGAAAG GTCCAACTGGATACCAGCCAGAATATTTGACAGGACTTTTCATATGGAAATATTAAAGGAATCATTGTTGAGGACAATCCAGGATATTGATGCAACATTTTCCAAGGAAA CTTTGCAGAAAAATCTCGAGTCGGGTTCTACTGCCACTGTTGTTCTGATAGTTGATGGTGATGTTTTAGCTGCTAATGTTGGTGACTCAAAAGCTCTTTTGTGTACTGAGGGTTTGCGGCATCATAATCGAAAAG GTAATTTGTCAAGGATAAATCGACAAAGGAGAAGTAAAAATGCCATATTTCCTGTTGGTCAGAATGGACAACTGGAGTTGGCAACCAATGGTGGACCAAATTATTTTGTTAAGGAGCTCACAGTGGACCATCATGCTGACAGAGAAGATGAAAGAAGCCGAATTGAAGCTGCTGGTGGATACGTTGTTGAGTGGGCTGGTGTGGTTCGGGTCAATGGTGAGCTGGCTGTATCTCGGGCTATAGGTGATATGGCTTTTAAAAA TTATGGTGTGGTCTCTACACCCGAGATGACAGATTGGCAACAGATAACAAGAAATGACAGTTATTTGATTGCGGCATCTGATGGAGTCTTTGAAAAGCTGACCATGCAAGAAGTTTGTGATCTGTTATGGTATGAGAAACTAAAAGCTAATGTGAAGGCGGAGTATATTCACAGTGTGACATACACTTTAGCTGATCTTTTAGTGAACACTGCTTTTGAAAGGGGTACCATGGACAACATGGCAATTGTAGTCATTCCTTTGAAATCTTCTGGGACTTTTGTGGAAAATGTGTTTGATGCAGATGAAACCTCTGACTTGTCATTGTTGGAATTGCAGAAAAAGTTAG CAAATGATGCAATTAATACACGCCTTGTACCAATGGAGTACTACAACAACATCGCATCGAAGTTTGATCGGTTTTTG GTTGAAACAGAACAGAGAAGACTTGGTTGCTTTTATCTGTCGGAAAATCTGAATGAGGACATGGATTATGTTTTCCAAGGACCGAAAGAATCTCAAAAAGGTGGAGAGCATGGCTTATATCAGTCATTACTTGACTCAGATATGTCATATCACA GTGGAGGGCCTTTAGAACGTTATAAAGACCAAAAGTTATGCTGGCACTTCGGGATCCACGATGGAGACAGAGGTCAATGTACTAGTCCTGATGTGTTCGCTAAGTTTCTGGGTTTGCTAGACTCAATTCCTTACAGTGATATCAGATCCGACTCTTCAGAATCATTTGCATACAAAATACCCAATTTCAG GTATGTCTTAAAGCGGAGGTTTGATCGTGGATCATATGGCGAAGTTTGGTTGGCCTTTCATTGGAATTGTTCCCAGGATAGTGATATATACAACAGCAGCCATAAAAACTTGTATCATTTTGCTTCGAGTCTGCATATGGATACATCTAAGTGCAATATGAGTGCAAGCTCTAAAACATCCAATAGACATTGCTCTACTGATCAGAGGGACAGCAATTTGTTCATTCTGAAGCGGATAATG GTGGAGAGAGGGACCAATGCTTACCTGAGTGGCCTGCGTGAAAAGTACTTTGGAGAACTTTTTTCAAATGCTTCTACGTCTCTAGGGGGTTCAATTACAGAAACACCAACAACCTTTTCTGTAGATATGCAATCTGATTTCTCTGATCTTTTGCAAAAGAACATGTCAGATAATGATGAGGTGGATGATATCTTTGATTCAACAAATACTTACGCTAGGAATTATGGAGCAATGCCGATAAGCTATGAAGAAGGTTTAAAACATATAGCTAGATATGTAGAATCATTTGAGTCAGAATCAAAAGAATTATGGCTTGTTTTTAGTAATGAAGGAATGTCTCTATCAAAGCTGATATATACAGCAGAAGAATCAAAATCATTCACCAATAATGAAAGGGATGAAAAAGTGAGGAATGTTAGAGTACTACGTCCTTCTTCCTGGTGGCACTGGTTAAGGACGACAGAAGCAGGACAAAACGAAATGAAAGACCTCATATGGCAGCTG TTACTGGCTCTCAAAGCTTGTCATGATCGCAATGTCACCCATAGAGACATTAAACCTG AAAACATGATTGTATGCTTGGAAGACGTGGACACAGGAAGATGCTTAAGCGAAATTCCCAATGGGGTTAGACAAAATCATCTAAAAAT GCGGATTATTGATTTTGGCAGTGCAATTGATGATTTCACCATGAAGCATCTTTATGGATCTGGGCCAACTAG ATCTGAACAGACCTTTGAGTACACTCCACCAGAAGCTTTACTTAATGCGAGCTGGTTTCAGGGGCCAAAAAGCGTAACACTGAA GTATGACATGTGGAGTGTGGGAGTTGTGATGCTAGAGTTAATTTTAGGATCCCCTCATGTTTTTGAGATAAATGATCGTACCCGTGCTCTGTTGGACCAGCATCTTGAAGGTTGGAGTGAGCATACCAAGGAGCTTGCATATAA ATTGAGATCGTACATGGAGTTGTGCATTTTAATACCTGGAATTTCTCCACAACATTATCCAACTGGTGTTAAAAAAGGCCAT GTTGGTGTTTCGCCTGCTTCTTGGAAATGTTCTGAAGAGTCTTTTTCACTTCAAGTGAAAAGTAGAGATCCTCTTAAACTGGG CTTTCAAGATGTTTGGGCATTGCGATTAGTACGCCAGTTGTTAGTATGGCATCCT
- the LOC135582499 gene encoding uncharacterized protein LOC135582499 isoform X1 produces the protein MYVHRFLFYGFIFLRSISLSFGESLTCLAVYREGGAPAVFQSPKCPRWTLLADDDRRRPPPNCQAALHQGRRRSQEDRIVCALGMRIPFIGRTGIKELDVGLVAVFDGHNGAEASDMASKLLVEYFLLHLYFLLDGIYSVVLKKSNDKLTYGENSMVFEIVSLEKTENWHFPDPESLLLFPSGIILWKNCRSNWIPARIFDRTFHMEILKESLLRTIQDIDATFSKETLQKNLESGSTATVVLIVDGDVLAANVGDSKALLCTEGLRHHNRKGNLSRINRQRRSKNAIFPVGQNGQLELATNGGPNYFVKELTVDHHADREDERSRIEAAGGYVVEWAGVVRVNGELAVSRAIGDMAFKNYGVVSTPEMTDWQQITRNDSYLIAASDGVFEKLTMQEVCDLLWYEKLKANVKAEYIHSVTYTLADLLVNTAFERGTMDNMAIVVIPLKSSGTFVENVFDADETSDLSLLELQKKLANDAINTRLVPMEYYNNIASKFDRFLVETEQRRLGCFYLSENLNEDMDYVFQGPKESQKGGEHGLYQSLLDSDMSYHSGGPLERYKDQKLCWHFGIHDGDRGQCTSPDVFAKFLGLLDSIPYSDIRSDSSESFAYKIPNFRYVLKRRFDRGSYGEVWLAFHWNCSQDSDIYNSSHKNLYHFASSLHMDTSKCNMSASSKTSNRHCSTDQRDSNLFILKRIMVERGTNAYLSGLREKYFGELFSNASTSLGGSITETPTTFSVDMQSDFSDLLQKNMSDNDEVDDIFDSTNTYARNYGAMPISYEEGLKHIARYVESFESESKELWLVFSNEGMSLSKLIYTAEESKSFTNNERDEKVRNVRVLRPSSWWHWLRTTEAGQNEMKDLIWQLLLALKACHDRNVTHRDIKPENMIVCLEDVDTGRCLSEIPNGVRQNHLKMRIIDFGSAIDDFTMKHLYGSGPTRSEQTFEYTPPEALLNASWFQGPKSVTLKYDMWSVGVVMLELILGSPHVFEINDRTRALLDQHLEGWSEHTKELAYKLRSYMELCILIPGISPQHYPTGVKKGHVGVSPASWKCSEESFSLQVKSRDPLKLGFQDVWALRLVRQLLVWHPEDRLSVDEALRHPYFQPHY, from the exons TCTACGGATTCATCTTCCTCCGCTCGATTTCGCTGTCCTTCGGTGAATCCCTCACATGCCTCGCCGTCTATAGGGAGGGCGGCGCCCCCGCCGTCTTCCAATCGCCCAAGTGCCCGCGATGGACCCTCCTCGCCGATGATGACCGCCGCCGCCCGCCGCCGAATTGCCAGGCGGCGTTGCACCAGGGGCGGCGGCGGTCCCAGGAGGACCGCATCGTCTGCGCCCTTGGCATGAGGATCCCCTTCATTG GTAGAACAGGAATCAAGGAGCTTGACGTTGGACTAGTAGCTGTTTTTGATGGACACAATGGGGCTGAGGCTAGTGATATGGCTTCCAAGCTTTtggttgaatactttcttctccaCCTCTATTTTCTTTTGGATGGGATATACTCAGTGGTTCTAAAGAAATCTAATGACAAGTTGACATATGGAGAAAACAGCATGGTTTTTGAAATTGTTAGTCTCGAGAAAACAGAGAACTGGCACTTTCCCGATCCAGAAAG TTTGTTGCTGTTTCCAAGTGGAATTATACTATGGAAAAATTGCAGGTCCAACTGGATACCAGCCAGAATATTTGACAGGACTTTTCATATGGAAATATTAAAGGAATCATTGTTGAGGACAATCCAGGATATTGATGCAACATTTTCCAAGGAAA CTTTGCAGAAAAATCTCGAGTCGGGTTCTACTGCCACTGTTGTTCTGATAGTTGATGGTGATGTTTTAGCTGCTAATGTTGGTGACTCAAAAGCTCTTTTGTGTACTGAGGGTTTGCGGCATCATAATCGAAAAG GTAATTTGTCAAGGATAAATCGACAAAGGAGAAGTAAAAATGCCATATTTCCTGTTGGTCAGAATGGACAACTGGAGTTGGCAACCAATGGTGGACCAAATTATTTTGTTAAGGAGCTCACAGTGGACCATCATGCTGACAGAGAAGATGAAAGAAGCCGAATTGAAGCTGCTGGTGGATACGTTGTTGAGTGGGCTGGTGTGGTTCGGGTCAATGGTGAGCTGGCTGTATCTCGGGCTATAGGTGATATGGCTTTTAAAAA TTATGGTGTGGTCTCTACACCCGAGATGACAGATTGGCAACAGATAACAAGAAATGACAGTTATTTGATTGCGGCATCTGATGGAGTCTTTGAAAAGCTGACCATGCAAGAAGTTTGTGATCTGTTATGGTATGAGAAACTAAAAGCTAATGTGAAGGCGGAGTATATTCACAGTGTGACATACACTTTAGCTGATCTTTTAGTGAACACTGCTTTTGAAAGGGGTACCATGGACAACATGGCAATTGTAGTCATTCCTTTGAAATCTTCTGGGACTTTTGTGGAAAATGTGTTTGATGCAGATGAAACCTCTGACTTGTCATTGTTGGAATTGCAGAAAAAGTTAG CAAATGATGCAATTAATACACGCCTTGTACCAATGGAGTACTACAACAACATCGCATCGAAGTTTGATCGGTTTTTG GTTGAAACAGAACAGAGAAGACTTGGTTGCTTTTATCTGTCGGAAAATCTGAATGAGGACATGGATTATGTTTTCCAAGGACCGAAAGAATCTCAAAAAGGTGGAGAGCATGGCTTATATCAGTCATTACTTGACTCAGATATGTCATATCACA GTGGAGGGCCTTTAGAACGTTATAAAGACCAAAAGTTATGCTGGCACTTCGGGATCCACGATGGAGACAGAGGTCAATGTACTAGTCCTGATGTGTTCGCTAAGTTTCTGGGTTTGCTAGACTCAATTCCTTACAGTGATATCAGATCCGACTCTTCAGAATCATTTGCATACAAAATACCCAATTTCAG GTATGTCTTAAAGCGGAGGTTTGATCGTGGATCATATGGCGAAGTTTGGTTGGCCTTTCATTGGAATTGTTCCCAGGATAGTGATATATACAACAGCAGCCATAAAAACTTGTATCATTTTGCTTCGAGTCTGCATATGGATACATCTAAGTGCAATATGAGTGCAAGCTCTAAAACATCCAATAGACATTGCTCTACTGATCAGAGGGACAGCAATTTGTTCATTCTGAAGCGGATAATG GTGGAGAGAGGGACCAATGCTTACCTGAGTGGCCTGCGTGAAAAGTACTTTGGAGAACTTTTTTCAAATGCTTCTACGTCTCTAGGGGGTTCAATTACAGAAACACCAACAACCTTTTCTGTAGATATGCAATCTGATTTCTCTGATCTTTTGCAAAAGAACATGTCAGATAATGATGAGGTGGATGATATCTTTGATTCAACAAATACTTACGCTAGGAATTATGGAGCAATGCCGATAAGCTATGAAGAAGGTTTAAAACATATAGCTAGATATGTAGAATCATTTGAGTCAGAATCAAAAGAATTATGGCTTGTTTTTAGTAATGAAGGAATGTCTCTATCAAAGCTGATATATACAGCAGAAGAATCAAAATCATTCACCAATAATGAAAGGGATGAAAAAGTGAGGAATGTTAGAGTACTACGTCCTTCTTCCTGGTGGCACTGGTTAAGGACGACAGAAGCAGGACAAAACGAAATGAAAGACCTCATATGGCAGCTG TTACTGGCTCTCAAAGCTTGTCATGATCGCAATGTCACCCATAGAGACATTAAACCTG AAAACATGATTGTATGCTTGGAAGACGTGGACACAGGAAGATGCTTAAGCGAAATTCCCAATGGGGTTAGACAAAATCATCTAAAAAT GCGGATTATTGATTTTGGCAGTGCAATTGATGATTTCACCATGAAGCATCTTTATGGATCTGGGCCAACTAG ATCTGAACAGACCTTTGAGTACACTCCACCAGAAGCTTTACTTAATGCGAGCTGGTTTCAGGGGCCAAAAAGCGTAACACTGAA GTATGACATGTGGAGTGTGGGAGTTGTGATGCTAGAGTTAATTTTAGGATCCCCTCATGTTTTTGAGATAAATGATCGTACCCGTGCTCTGTTGGACCAGCATCTTGAAGGTTGGAGTGAGCATACCAAGGAGCTTGCATATAA ATTGAGATCGTACATGGAGTTGTGCATTTTAATACCTGGAATTTCTCCACAACATTATCCAACTGGTGTTAAAAAAGGCCAT GTTGGTGTTTCGCCTGCTTCTTGGAAATGTTCTGAAGAGTCTTTTTCACTTCAAGTGAAAAGTAGAGATCCTCTTAAACTGGG CTTTCAAGATGTTTGGGCATTGCGATTAGTACGCCAGTTGTTAGTATGGCATCCT
- the LOC135582499 gene encoding uncharacterized protein LOC135582499 isoform X3: protein MYVHRFLFYGFIFLRSISLSFGESLTCLAVYREGGAPAVFQSPKCPRWTLLADDDRRRPPPNCQAALHQGRRRSQEDRIVCALGMRIPFIGRTGIKELDVGLVAVFDGHNGAEASDMASKLLVEYFLLHLYFLLDGIYSVVLKKSNDKLTYGENSMVFEIVSLEKTENWHFPDPESLLLFPSGIILWKNCRSNWIPARIFDRTFHMEILKESLLRTIQDIDATFSKETLQKNLESGSTATVVLIVDGDVLAANVGDSKALLCTEGLRHHNRKGNLSRINRQRRSKNAIFPVGQNGQLELATNGGPNYFVKELTVDHHADREDERSRIEAAGGYVVEWAGVVRVNGELAVSRAIGDMAFKNYGVVSTPEMTDWQQITRNDSYLIAASDGVFEKLTMQEVCDLLWYEKLKANVKAEYIHSVTYTLADLLVNTAFERGTMDNMAIVVIPLKSSGTFVENVFDADETSDLSLLELQKKLANDAINTRLVPMEYYNNIASKFDRFLVETEQRRLGCFYLSENLNEDMDYVFQGPKESQKGGEHGLYQSLLDSDMSYHSGGPLERYKDQKLCWHFGIHDGDRGQCTSPDVFAKFLGLLDSIPYSDIRSDSSESFAYKIPNFRYVLKRRFDRGSYGEVWLAFHWNCSQDSDIYNSSHKNLYHFASSLHMDTSKCNMSASSKTSNRHCSTDQRDSNLFILKRIMVERGTNAYLSGLREKYFGELFSNASTSLGGSITETPTTFSVDMQSDFSDLLQKNMSDNDEVDDIFDSTNTYARNYGAMPISYEEGLKHIARYVESFESESKELWLVFSNEGMSLSKLIYTAEESKSFTNNERDEKVRNVRVLRPSSWWHWLRTTEAGQNEMKDLIWQLLLALKACHDRNVTHRDIKPENMIVCLEDVDTGRCLSEIPNGVRQNHLKMRIIDFGSAIDDFTMKHLYGSGPTRSEQTFEYTPPEALLNASWFQGPKSVTLKYDMWSVGVVMLELILGSPHVFEINDRTRALLDQHLEGWSEHTKELAYKLRSYMELCILIPGISPQHYPTGVKKGHVGVSPASWKCSEESFSLQVKSRDPLKLGSASKVICNSFKMFGHCD, encoded by the exons TCTACGGATTCATCTTCCTCCGCTCGATTTCGCTGTCCTTCGGTGAATCCCTCACATGCCTCGCCGTCTATAGGGAGGGCGGCGCCCCCGCCGTCTTCCAATCGCCCAAGTGCCCGCGATGGACCCTCCTCGCCGATGATGACCGCCGCCGCCCGCCGCCGAATTGCCAGGCGGCGTTGCACCAGGGGCGGCGGCGGTCCCAGGAGGACCGCATCGTCTGCGCCCTTGGCATGAGGATCCCCTTCATTG GTAGAACAGGAATCAAGGAGCTTGACGTTGGACTAGTAGCTGTTTTTGATGGACACAATGGGGCTGAGGCTAGTGATATGGCTTCCAAGCTTTtggttgaatactttcttctccaCCTCTATTTTCTTTTGGATGGGATATACTCAGTGGTTCTAAAGAAATCTAATGACAAGTTGACATATGGAGAAAACAGCATGGTTTTTGAAATTGTTAGTCTCGAGAAAACAGAGAACTGGCACTTTCCCGATCCAGAAAG TTTGTTGCTGTTTCCAAGTGGAATTATACTATGGAAAAATTGCAGGTCCAACTGGATACCAGCCAGAATATTTGACAGGACTTTTCATATGGAAATATTAAAGGAATCATTGTTGAGGACAATCCAGGATATTGATGCAACATTTTCCAAGGAAA CTTTGCAGAAAAATCTCGAGTCGGGTTCTACTGCCACTGTTGTTCTGATAGTTGATGGTGATGTTTTAGCTGCTAATGTTGGTGACTCAAAAGCTCTTTTGTGTACTGAGGGTTTGCGGCATCATAATCGAAAAG GTAATTTGTCAAGGATAAATCGACAAAGGAGAAGTAAAAATGCCATATTTCCTGTTGGTCAGAATGGACAACTGGAGTTGGCAACCAATGGTGGACCAAATTATTTTGTTAAGGAGCTCACAGTGGACCATCATGCTGACAGAGAAGATGAAAGAAGCCGAATTGAAGCTGCTGGTGGATACGTTGTTGAGTGGGCTGGTGTGGTTCGGGTCAATGGTGAGCTGGCTGTATCTCGGGCTATAGGTGATATGGCTTTTAAAAA TTATGGTGTGGTCTCTACACCCGAGATGACAGATTGGCAACAGATAACAAGAAATGACAGTTATTTGATTGCGGCATCTGATGGAGTCTTTGAAAAGCTGACCATGCAAGAAGTTTGTGATCTGTTATGGTATGAGAAACTAAAAGCTAATGTGAAGGCGGAGTATATTCACAGTGTGACATACACTTTAGCTGATCTTTTAGTGAACACTGCTTTTGAAAGGGGTACCATGGACAACATGGCAATTGTAGTCATTCCTTTGAAATCTTCTGGGACTTTTGTGGAAAATGTGTTTGATGCAGATGAAACCTCTGACTTGTCATTGTTGGAATTGCAGAAAAAGTTAG CAAATGATGCAATTAATACACGCCTTGTACCAATGGAGTACTACAACAACATCGCATCGAAGTTTGATCGGTTTTTG GTTGAAACAGAACAGAGAAGACTTGGTTGCTTTTATCTGTCGGAAAATCTGAATGAGGACATGGATTATGTTTTCCAAGGACCGAAAGAATCTCAAAAAGGTGGAGAGCATGGCTTATATCAGTCATTACTTGACTCAGATATGTCATATCACA GTGGAGGGCCTTTAGAACGTTATAAAGACCAAAAGTTATGCTGGCACTTCGGGATCCACGATGGAGACAGAGGTCAATGTACTAGTCCTGATGTGTTCGCTAAGTTTCTGGGTTTGCTAGACTCAATTCCTTACAGTGATATCAGATCCGACTCTTCAGAATCATTTGCATACAAAATACCCAATTTCAG GTATGTCTTAAAGCGGAGGTTTGATCGTGGATCATATGGCGAAGTTTGGTTGGCCTTTCATTGGAATTGTTCCCAGGATAGTGATATATACAACAGCAGCCATAAAAACTTGTATCATTTTGCTTCGAGTCTGCATATGGATACATCTAAGTGCAATATGAGTGCAAGCTCTAAAACATCCAATAGACATTGCTCTACTGATCAGAGGGACAGCAATTTGTTCATTCTGAAGCGGATAATG GTGGAGAGAGGGACCAATGCTTACCTGAGTGGCCTGCGTGAAAAGTACTTTGGAGAACTTTTTTCAAATGCTTCTACGTCTCTAGGGGGTTCAATTACAGAAACACCAACAACCTTTTCTGTAGATATGCAATCTGATTTCTCTGATCTTTTGCAAAAGAACATGTCAGATAATGATGAGGTGGATGATATCTTTGATTCAACAAATACTTACGCTAGGAATTATGGAGCAATGCCGATAAGCTATGAAGAAGGTTTAAAACATATAGCTAGATATGTAGAATCATTTGAGTCAGAATCAAAAGAATTATGGCTTGTTTTTAGTAATGAAGGAATGTCTCTATCAAAGCTGATATATACAGCAGAAGAATCAAAATCATTCACCAATAATGAAAGGGATGAAAAAGTGAGGAATGTTAGAGTACTACGTCCTTCTTCCTGGTGGCACTGGTTAAGGACGACAGAAGCAGGACAAAACGAAATGAAAGACCTCATATGGCAGCTG TTACTGGCTCTCAAAGCTTGTCATGATCGCAATGTCACCCATAGAGACATTAAACCTG AAAACATGATTGTATGCTTGGAAGACGTGGACACAGGAAGATGCTTAAGCGAAATTCCCAATGGGGTTAGACAAAATCATCTAAAAAT GCGGATTATTGATTTTGGCAGTGCAATTGATGATTTCACCATGAAGCATCTTTATGGATCTGGGCCAACTAG ATCTGAACAGACCTTTGAGTACACTCCACCAGAAGCTTTACTTAATGCGAGCTGGTTTCAGGGGCCAAAAAGCGTAACACTGAA GTATGACATGTGGAGTGTGGGAGTTGTGATGCTAGAGTTAATTTTAGGATCCCCTCATGTTTTTGAGATAAATGATCGTACCCGTGCTCTGTTGGACCAGCATCTTGAAGGTTGGAGTGAGCATACCAAGGAGCTTGCATATAA ATTGAGATCGTACATGGAGTTGTGCATTTTAATACCTGGAATTTCTCCACAACATTATCCAACTGGTGTTAAAAAAGGCCAT GTTGGTGTTTCGCCTGCTTCTTGGAAATGTTCTGAAGAGTCTTTTTCACTTCAAGTGAAAAGTAGAGATCCTCTTAAACTGGGGTCAGCCTCTAAAGTTATATGCAACT CTTTCAAGATGTTTGGGCATTGCGATTAG